GCGGTGACCAGGCCGGCGGACGCCTGCCCGATGGCCTCGTCGTAGCGCTCGCGGACGTCACTCGGTTCGGCTCCGCCGGATAGAAAAGCGGTCGCCGCGGTCGTGTTGGCCGACGACAGCGCACCGTAGATCCGCTGCGCCGCATCGGCCAGCGGCTCGGTATGCGAGCGCAGCGTCTCCAGCCGCTGTTGCCGGTCGGAAACCGTCACCGTCGCCGCGACACCCACGGTCAGCACCGCCACGACGAGGACGACGGCCATCATCGCCATCCACCCCGGGGTGGAGCGCAGGAAATCGATGACCGGACGGTCCGGCTCTTCGAGGTCGACCAGCATCGACTCGTCGAGAGTGCGCGCCCGCCGGCGCTCCAGTTCACCGCTGTGCACTCGACATCTCCTCGTCGCAGGCTGGGGCCCAGCGATACCGCACTTCATCCATTGCGGATGATTCGCACGGTAGCCCTTGTGCAGGTGTTGCGCGGGTGGTTGGCGCACAACACCGACGACGAGCTGCGCAGGGCCTAGAAGGCCCGGTCAGTGAGACTTGTGGTAAAGGGCATAGATTTTGCCGAAGCGGTCCCAGGTCACAACGAAGGGGTGGCCTGGGCCACACCGACCATCGCCATCCCGATGCGACGAAATCACGGCCGCGTGCCGCCGGAAGACGCTGGATGACCTGCTGATTTACGCCCGAAGACAGGCCGCACCGCCGTGGGCGCCCGGTCACTCTACCGCGTCAAACCAAGGTTGACGCAGGGTGTCCATCTGGTTGCCATCGACAGAACCAGACAACTTCGCGATGCCCGACATCGGCCAAACGCTCGGTAGGGTCCGGTTCTCGTGGGTAGACACCAGTTACCGAAGATTCGGCGCCGCCGATCGGCCGCCGTCGCTGCGGTCCTCGCGCCTGCCGCCGCGTTCATCACCATCGGCGCCGATACCGTGCCGACCATCGAGAGCGACGCACCCGCCGAGGTGGTGGCAGCTCCGGCAGCGGTCAAGCCCGCCGGGCCGCCCCTGGCCCCGGAGCGCGCCGTCCGCCGGAACATGAGGTTTCCCCTGCCCGCCGGTCGGGCGCCGGAGAAGGGCTTGCAGGTCGAGACCATACTGGTCGCCCGTGCGGTCAGCGCGCGCTTCCCCGAGATCCTCAACATCGGCGGGGTCCGGGCCGATTCGATGAAGTGGCATCCCAACGGGCTGGCCATCGACGTGATGATCCCGAACTACGGCAGCGCCGAGGGCAAGGCCCTCGGCGACCGCATCGTCGCGTACGTGCTCGACAATGCCGAGCGGTTCGGTGTGAACCACGTGATCTTCCGGCAGCACATCATCTACCACGGCAAGGCACCGCGAATGATGTCGGACCGCGGCGGGGACACCGCCAACCACTACGACCACGTGCACATCGCCACCAACGGCGGTGGATTCCCCACCGGGCACGAGACCTACCTGACGTAGCGGCCGATTCCGGGACTGGGTCAGTCGGCGTCGCTGACGTCCTCCAGGCGCTGGCTCACCCGCGCCAAGGCCTCGTCGAAGACATCCACCTTCTCGCCGCGCTTCTCGTTGGCCGGCTGGGCCGCGCCACGGGCACCTTCGGCCTCGACGCGGGCGGCGCCCTGGCGCCGCAACAGGCTGAAGTTCTTCTCCCGGGCTTGGCGGAGCCGACTCTGCAGGTCCTTCAACGACTTCTCGTCCATGCGCGCCAGAGCGTCGGGATGACTCTCGGCTATCAATGAGCTCTCCTGGGCGGTCAGGTTCACGTGGTTGCTCACCATTGATTCATAGCGCGCCGCCGCCACGCCGGGGAAGGGATTCGTCACGCTCGGCACCAAACCGTAGCCGCGGGTACACGTCGCGTTCCGGTTTGCCGGCGGTGAACAAGCCGGCGCGTCGGCAATATGCGCGCCCGACACCGGATACCGGCCTTTGAGATTGCTGATCTCCGGCGCGCCGAGCCGGTATCGGACCCAAACAGCGCGATGATGCAGATGTGGCTGATGATGCGAATGTGACAAACGTCGTGCCCGCGCCCGAGACCTCCGGGGCGGAAGCCGACCACGTGCAGGCCGAACCGCAACCCGTTGCCGACGCGCAGCCGCAGCAACGGGTGTGGACGATGCCCAAGCCTGAGGTGACGCGCAAGAAAGCCGACGAGATAGGCCGGGCCGCGCTCAAAGCCGGCACCACCACGGTCGGATTCATCGGCGGCGTTGCTCGATCCGGCGCGCGCGCTGCCCGGCAGCTGGCCCGGACGATCGAGGCAGTGCCGCCGACCGTGCGCGTGCTGACCGTGATGGGCGTACTCATCCTGCTGGGCATCGTCGGGGCGATCGCCCTGTCGGGCGCTCTCGGCCTGGTCTGCATCGTCGTGGTGGTCCCGGTGTGCTCAATCGCCCTCGGCGCAGTCGGACACCGCTGGCTCGGCGGACTCGGCGGTCAGCCGATGCCACGCTCGGAGAGCCCGGCCGCAGCCCCGTCGACGCCGGATCTGCAACGGTCGGTCGAGTATGTCGACAAGAAGCTCACCGTCGCCCTCAATGCGTTCGGCGCCGAACGTCAACAACACGCAATGATCGCCCTGTTCCAGGCCAAGACCGCTGTCGAACTCACCCTCGGCACCGAGCAGGACGCGGCGAGCCACATCGACGCACTGCTTTCCGTGGACGGCCACGATGCCCGACCGCGAATCCGGGCCGGCGCCGCCGCCAAATCGTTGAGGGAGAGCAATTCCCTGGCGGCATCATGAAGCAACCGCCGCTGTCCGGTCAGGTCGCGCTGATCGAGGACGACTACACCTTGGTGATCAACCGGGGCGCCGAGGCCGGGGTGACACCCGGCATGGTCTTCGCCGTCCTGGCCGACGGGGATCAGGTGATCACCGATCCCGAATCCGGCCGGGAATTGGGCAGACTCACGCGGGAGAAGCTCAGGGTTCGGGTGTTCGATGTGCAGCCACTGTTCTCACGCGCCCACACCTTCGCCCGCACCGACGACTTCTACGGTCTGTTCCAGGCGACGGCCGTCGTCACGGTCGACGTCGGGGACAGCCTCGAATTGGTCCCCGGTGAAGCCGAGGCCCGGCGAGCCGCATCGGGATAGATCAACCGATATCGCATACCAACTTTGACGTGCTACGACACCTGTCTAGGCGAGTTGATCCATCAATATCGCGGTGCCGTCCTGTCGACGGTGCGCATCGATCTGCGGCACAAGTCTGCGGAAGTGCTCGGAGGCGCAGTGGGCGTCGAGTGCGTCGCGATCAGGCCAGGTCTCGATGTAGATGAAATGTCCTGCGTCCTCGCGATCGACGAACAGGTCGTAGCTAATGCAAAGCGGCTCTTGCCGAGTCAGGCGGACCAACTCGTCGAGCAAGGGCCGCACCTTCTGCACCGCATCCAGCTCGATGAAGTCCTGCGCGATCACTTTCAACGTCACGACGACCACCGTAACTGTCGAGAATTTGGCGTTCCGCCCGCACTGTCGGAGGTAAGCAGCGGACACCGCGGATTTTGACCGCGGCGTCACGACCACTAACGGCGCGGCTCACTTCGCCGGAGTCCCCAAACCAGAGTTCCTGGCCCGCCGCACAAAGAAACCCCCTCCGACCGAGGTCAGAAGGGGTTTTCTTTGTCGGGCTGACAGGATTTGAACCTGCGACCACTTGACCCCCAGTCAAGTGCGCTACCAAGCTGCGCCACAGCCCGCTTGCTTCCGGCTTGCACCGGCAGCGAGTCGAAAGCTTACCGTAGGGACCCGGTTTCGCCCCAATCGCCTCCCCCGTGCGTCACCGCGCGGCGGTGTCCGGCTCGTCGGCCAACTCTTCGTCGGCAGATTCCTCGGCGTCGAGCGTCTCCGGTAGGTATTCCGGCGCCCTGGACGCGCGCCAGGCGTACAACACCAGCCCGGCCCAGGCCACGATGATCGTCACGTAGATGACGGTCGAGGCCGCCCCGTGAATGCCGAAGTACTTCAGCAGCTTCTGGGCATTGGTCACGACGATCACGCCACCCACCGCGGTACCCAGCAGCGCGGGGCTGATCTTCGACACCAGCCACGCCGCCAGCGGGGCGGCGATCACGCCGCCCACCGCCAGGCCGGCCACGATCGGCAGGTTGTGCAGGAAGTCCGAGCGCAGGCCCACCAGGAAGCCGAGCGACGCCGACACCGCCACCAGGAACTCCGAGGCGCTGACCGAGCCGACCACGGTGCGGGGCGCGGTCTTGCCCTGCGACAGCAGCGTGCTGGTGGTCACCGGTCCCCAGCCGCCACCACCGGAGGCGTCGATGAAGCCGCCGAACAAACCCAGCGGGGTGAGGAACTTCGCGGTGTGCGACGTACGGCCCCCGCGAAAAACCGGCGGCGAGCCCAACGAGAACCGCAGCAGCACATACACACCGATGCCGAGCAGGATCGTGGCCATCAGCGGCGCGGCATCCTCGGTCGACAGGGAGGACAGCACCGTCGCGCCCAGGAAGGCACCGATCGCGCCCGGTACACCGAGCTTGAGCACGATGCTCCAGTCGATGTTCTTGAACCGCCAGTGTGAAAGGCCCGATGCGAGCGTGGTGCCCACCTCGGCGAGATGCACCGCCGCGCTGGCTTGGGCCGATGCCACCCCGCTGAGCACCAGCAGGGTCGAGGCGGTGACGCCGAAGGCCATTCCGAGCGCACCGTCGACCAATTGGGCCCCGAGGCCGACGAGCGTGAAGATCAGTAGCGAACGCACAGGTTCGGCTGCTTTCGATTAGTGGTCGCGCGGCGACCTGATGGACTGACGGGCGCGGGTCAGATGCGCGCGCGACACCATTCGTCGAAAGCCATCAACCGGCGCGACGGCCAGAACGGCTCGAGAGCAGAAAGAGCAGACGGTGCGGTGCGGTATGCACGTTCGGCCACCGGTCGCCCCTCTCTCGAATCGGACAGATTAGTGGAGCTTACAAGACGCGCCGGGAAAAGCTACGCGACCCTACACAGTCAACAGGCGATACAGCCCGATTAGTCCCACCACCACGATCACGGCGCGCAGCGCGTTCGGCGACAGTCGCCGGCCGTAGTGTGCCCCGAGGAAGCCGCCGATTAGCGAACCGATCGCGATCAGCCCGGCCGCCAGCCAGCTGATCCGGTCGAATGCGACGAACGTGTACGCGAGGGCCGCCACGATGTTCACCAGCAACGACAGCAGGTTCTTGGCGGCGTTCATGCGCTGCATCGACTCGGGCAGCAGCGCCCCCATCACCGCGATCAGCAGGATGCCCTGGGCGGCGGTGAAGTAGCCGCCGTACACACCGACGGCGAACGTGCCGAACACCAGCACCGCCATGCGACGCGGGCTGACGTGGTCGGCGGACTGACCGGAGTCCTCGGCGCGTTGCCGGGCCCAGGCCTGGATCCGCGGGCCGATCACCACCAGGACCAGCGCCAGGATCAGCAGCACCGGTACCACCGCCACGAAAACCTTCTCGGGCAGGTGCAGCAGCAACCAGGCACCCAGCCCGGCCCCGATCAGCGAGCCCGGAATCTGCCAACGCAGCCGCTTCCATTGGCCCCGCAGCTCGCGCCGGTAGCCCCAGGTGCCCGAAACCCCGCCGGCGACCAGACCGACGGCGTTGGACATCGTCGCGGTGACCGGCGGGATGCCCAGGGCCACGAGTGTGGGGAAGGTGATCAGCGTGCCGGACCCGACGATGGCGTTGATGGCGCCTGCGCCGACACCGGCCAGCGCGATCAGGATCATGTGGGTGACGGACACTCCGGCCACCCTACCCACGTGACTTGTGCACGTTCAGCGGCGGTCAGCGCCGGTAAACGTGCACAAATCGCTAGCGCCGCTTGGGGGCACCCCTCTTCTCGCGGACCCGTACATTGATCCGCACCGGGCTGCCGTCGAACCCGAACTGCTCACGCAGGCGGCGCTCCAGGAACCGGCGGTAGCCGGCTTCGAGGAACCCGGAGGTGAACAGCACGAAGGTCGGGGGCCGGGTGGCCGCCTGGGTGGCGAACAGGATCTTGGGCTGCTTGCCGCCGCGCACCGGTGGAGGTGTCGCGGCCACGATCTCTTTGAGGAAGGTGTTGAGCTGACCCGTCGAGATCCGTTTGTCCCAGGAGGCCAGTGACGTCTCGAGGGCGGGCACCAGTTTCTGCACGGCCCGGCCGGTCATGGCCGAGATGTTGATCCGCGGCGCCCACTGCACCTGCACGAGCTCACGGTCGATCTCTTTGTCCAGCAGGTAGCGCCGGTCCTCGTCGACCAGGTCCCATTTGTTGAACGCGATGACCAGTGCCCGCCCGGCCTCGATCACCATCGACAGCACCCGTAGGTCCTGCTCGGTCAGCGGCTGGGAGGCGTCGATCAGCATGATCGCCACTTCGGCCGCATCGATCGCGCCGTGGGTGCGCACCGAGGCGTAGAACTCGTGCCCGCTGGCCTGGCCGACCTTGCGGCGTAAACCCGCCGTGTCGACGAAACGCCACGTCTTGCCACCCAATTCGATCAGCGAGTCGACGGGGTCGACGGTGGTGCCCGCGACGTCGTGCACCACGGAGCGTTCGTCGCCGGCGAGCCGGTTCAGCAGCGAGCTCTTGCCGACGTTCGGCTTGCCCACCAGTGCCACGCGACGTGGACCGCCGCCACCGCTGCCGCCGACCTCCGAGACCTCGGGCAGCTTTTCCATCACTGTGTCGAGCAGATCGGCCACGCCCCTGCCGTGCATGGCACTGATCGAGTGCGGCTCACCGATGCCCAGTGACCACAGTGCCGCGGCATCGGATTCGCCCCGCTGCGTGTCAACCTTGTTGGCCGCCAAGAACACCGGCTTGCCCGACTTGCGCAGCATCCGGGCAGCGGCCTCGTCGGCCGACGTCGCGCCGACCACGGCATCGACCACCAGGATGATTGCGTCGGCGGTGCGCATCGCCACCAGCGCCTGATCGGCCACCAGCTGCTGCAGCCCCTTGGCGTCGGGTTCCCAGCCCCCGGTGTCCTGCACCATGAATCGGCGCCCGAGCCAGTTCGCGTCGTAGGACACCCGGTCGCGGGTCACCCCTGGGATGTCCTGGACGACGGCTTCGCGTCGCCCCAGGATGCGGTTCACCAGAGTCGATTTGCCGACGTTGGGCCGGCCGACGACGGCGACCACCGGCGGTGGCGCGGCCGCCTCCTCGAGTACCTCGGCGACCTCGTCGCTGAGCTCCCAGTCGCTTTCGTCCGACCAGGTGCCGTCACCGTCAGTGTCGCTCATCGCCGTACTCCCGCACGCTGGGTCACCAGGTCGAGAAGGTGTGCCACGACCTGTGTTTGGTCCATCTCACTCGTGTCGACCACCAGCGCATCCTCGGCGGCACGCAATGGGGACACGGCCCGGGTGGAGTCCAGGTGGTCACGCCGTTGCACGTCGGCCAGCACCGTGGCGTAGTCGTCGGGCAGTCCGCTCGCGACGTTCTGCGCATTGCGCCGCCGGGCCCGCTCCTCGGCCGATGCGGTGAGGAAGATCTTGGCATCTGCCTTCGGCAGCACCACGGTGCCGATGTCGCGGCCCTCGACCACCACGCGTCCACCGGCGGACGCCAACTCGCGTTGCAGATCCACCAGCCGGGCGCGTACCGCGGGCACCGCCGAGACGGCCGAGACCGCACGGGTCACCTCGTCGCCGCGGATTTCCTCCGAGACGTCTTCACCGGCCAGATAGGCGCGGTCCTCACCGGGGTCCGAGCCGACACCGATCACCGCGTCCGAGGCCACCGCCGCGACAGCGTCCGCATTCTCGAGATCGACCCCGGCCCGCAGCACCGCCAGCGTGACGATGCGGTACATCGCGCCGGTGTCCAGGTAGCTTGCACCCAGCGCCTGGGCCAAACCCCTTGAAACCGAAGACTTTCCGGTCCCGGCCGGCCCATCGACCGCCACCACCAGAGATCCGCTCACATTCCCACCGCCTGATAGAGCTCGCCGATTTCCTTGCGGCTGAGCGCCCTGATACTGCCCGGCCGCTGGTCCCCCAGCGCCACCGAGCCGATGTCGGTGCGGACCAGCTCCTGCACCGGGAAATCCACCGCGGCCAGCATTCGCCGCACGATGCGGTTGCGGCCCTCGTGCAGCGTGACCTTCACCAGGGTCTTACCCGGAACCGTGTCCACCACCGCGAAGTCGTCGACGTGGGCCGGGCCGTCGTCCAGTTCGACACCGGCCCGCAGCTTCTTGCCGAGTCCACGCGGCACGGTGCCGATCACCGTCGCCACATAGGTTTTGGGGATCTCGTACGACGGGTGCATCAGCCGATGGGCGAGCTCCCCGTCGTTGGTCAGCAGCAGCAGCCCCTCGGTGTCGGCATCGAGCCGGCCGACGTGAAACAGCTTCTTGTTGCCCCGAACCCGGTGCTCCACCAGGTCTCCGACGCATGGGCGACCCCGGTCGTCGGACATCGTGGACAGCATGCCGCGCGGCTTGTTGATCGCCAGGTACACCAGGGTCTCGTCGATCACCACGCGGGAGCCGTCAACGCGGATCTCGGCGACCGCCGGATCGACCCGGGTGCCCAGTTCGGTCACCACGCGCCCGTCGACCTCCACCCGGCCGTCGGTGATCATCCGCTCGGCCACCCGCCGAGAGGCAATTCCGGCCTGCGACAACACTTTCTGCAGGCGTACGCCTTCTTCTTCAGCCATGTCAGTCCTTGTCCACGTCGAAGGCCAGCGGCTGATCACTGCCGGTTGCGCCACCATTGAGTTTCGCGAAACGCGGTTCGTCACCGAGTGATTCGCTCAGGTCGTCGATCACGTCGACATCGGGCAGCAGCGGCGCGATGTCGGGCAGATCGGCCAGCGAGGTCAAACCCAGCCGTTCCAGGAACAACTCGGTGGTGGCGAAGGTCGCCGCGCCGGTGTCGGAATCGGTGCCCGCTTCGGTGATCAGACCGCGCGCCACCAGGGTCCGCATCACCGCGTCCACGTTCACGCCGCGCACCGCGCTCACCCGGGCGCGGGTCACCGGCTGCCGGTAGGCCACCACCGCCAGGGTCTCCAGGGCAGCGCGGGTCAGCTTGGACCTGGCCCCGTCGAGCAGCAGCCGTTCGACGTACGGGGCATACCGGGCCCGGGTGTACATCCGCCAACCGCCCGCGGCCTCGCGCAGGTCGATGCCGCTGTCCCGGGCGGCGAACTCCTCGGCCATCAGGCGCAACTTCGCCATCACCCGGTAGGCGGGCTGCTCGGTCGCCGAGGCCAGCGCATCCACCGTCACCGGCGTGTCCACCACCAGCAGCAACGCTTCCAGTACCGCGCCGAGCTCGCCGTCTTCGAGGTCGGGAACCGTCGCCACATCGATGCCCAGCTCATCTCCGACCGGGATGGCATCTCCCGGGGCATCATCGGACCGCTCTCCGGAATCGGAGATCTCGTCAGTCATTGTTCTCGCTATTCTTCCGCATCCGCGGTTGCCAGATGTTCGCTGGTCGGCCGGTCTCCGGTCCACGAAACCTGGAGCACTCCAAGCGGTTCTGGTTGCTCGAATGTTACCGCCCTGGCCCGGAACAGTTCGAGCAGCGCCAGGAAGCGGCCGACGATCTGGAGTCCGTCCGTGCACTCGGCCACCAGTTCGGCGAAAGTCGCCCACTGGCCCACGCCGCGCTGTTCGAGCAGGGCGATGATCCGGTGAGCCTGTTCGGGCACCGACACCTTGGGTGCGTGAATGTGGTCGATGCCCACCGTCGGGACCGGACGCGGGGTGAAGGCGGCGGCCGCGATCTCGGCGAATTTGCCGGCATCGACGCCGAGCATCACCTCGGGCAGCAGGTCCGAGTACCGGTCCTCCAGCGACACCGCGCGGGGGTAGCTGCGCAGCGCGGCGGCCTCCAGTTCGGCGAACATCAGCGCGACGTGTTTGAACGCCCGGTATTGCAGCAGCCGCGCGAACAGCAGGTCGCGGACCTCGAGCAGGGCCAGATCTTCCTCGTCGTGCACTTCGCCCGAGGGCAACAGCCGGGCGGCCTTCAGGTCGAGCAGGGTGGCCGCGATGACCAGGAACGTCGTCGTCTCGTCGAGTTCCAGCCGGGCGCCGATCTCCTTGGTGTAGGCGATGAAATCATCGGTGACCTGGTGCAAGGCCACCTCGGTGACATCGAGACGGTGCGCGAAGATCAGCTGCAGGAGCAGGTCGAACGGCCCCTCGAAGTTGGTGAGCCGAACTTGGAAGCGGTTCTGCTGGTCGCCGGTGGTCGGCTCGTCCCCGACCGCGGCAGCTGGTTCTGCCGGATCGCCGGTCGGAGTGGCCGGGGTGTTCAGGACATCGTTCACGCGCCGAACCGGTCGATGACTTCGCGGGCCAGCGAGCGGTAGGCGACGGCGCCGCCCGACTTGGGCGCCCAGGTGGTGATCGGCTCGCCGGCCACGCTGGTCTCCGGGAACCGCACGGTCCGGGTGATGACGGTGTCGAACACCAGATCGCCGAACCGCTCCACCACGCGGGCCATGACCTCGCGCGCATTCACGGTGCGCGGGTCGTAGCGGGTCACCAGGATGCCGCTGATCGACAGCTTCGGGTTGAGCCGGTCGTGCACCTTGTCCACGGTGTCGGTGAGCAGCGCCAGTCCGCGCAGGGAGAAGTACTCACATTCGGTCGGGATGATCACGCCGTCGGCGCAGGCCAGCCCGTTGACCGTGAGCAGACCGAGCGAGGGTTGGCAGTCGATCAGCACGTAGTCGTAGCGGTCGAGAATCGGATACAGGGCCCGGGCGAGGGACTGCTCCCGGCCGACCTCGTTGACCAACTGGATCTCGGCGGCCGACAGGTCGATGTTGCTGGGCACCAGGTCCATGCCGCTGACCCGGGTCTTGATCACGACGTCGTCGATCGACACCCGTGGTTCGACCAGCAGGTTGTGGACGGTGTGCTCGAGTTCGTAGTGCGGCACGCCCAGCCCCGCGGACAACGCGCCCTGTGGATCCAGGTCCACCAGCAGCACCCGTCGGCCGTATTCGGCCAGGCTGGCGCCCAGGTTGATGGTCGAGGTGGTCTTGCCGACGCCACCCTTCTGGTTGCACATCGCGATGACCTTGGCCGGACCGTGCGTCGACCGGGGTTCTGGTTCGGGGATGTCGCGCGGTGGCCGGCCCGTCAGGCCGAGTTCGGGCCCGTTGTGTTCGAACAGACCGTCGTGTCCGCCGTCGTCGTTCACGTCGGCTCCTCGCGCAAGCGCTCCACGCCCGTACCGCCCCTGGTCAGGCATCCCGCAGTCTCGGCGCACATATCCCGGCAAGTTTAACGTCGGCATACTGCCAGGACGGGCAGACCCGCGGGCAATCCGCCGCATATGGTGTGCCACATGAGTCTGAAACAGCGGCTGCCGCTGTTGCGGTGGTCATTCATCCGGATGGGGCTCGGCGCCCGACACTTCGCCCGCACCGGACAGTGGGGCGACGGGCGGGAGGCCGCGGCCGCCGATTACGTCGTGGACAACGCCCGCGCGGGCGATCTGGACGACGTGATCGCCACCATCGACAAGTTCGCCTACGAGAAGTCGTTTCTGATCAACGTCGGTGACGAGAAGGGTGCGCTGCTCGACGCCGCGGTCATCCGGGCAAACCCACGGCTGGCCCTGGAGCTGGGCACGTACTGCGGCTACGGGGCGATGCGCATCGCGCGGGCGGCGCCGGTGGCCCGGGTGTTCTCCGTCGAGTACTCCCCCACCAATGCCGAGATCGCGCGCCGAATCTGGACTCACGCCGGGGTGGCCGACCGGATCACCTGCGTGGTCGGGACCATCGGCGACGGTGGCCAGACGCTGGACACGCTCGCCACCAGTGGGTTCGACGAGGGCGCGCTGGATTTTGTCTTCCTCGACCACGACAAGAACGCCTA
The genomic region above belongs to Mycolicibacterium sp. HK-90 and contains:
- the der gene encoding ribosome biogenesis GTPase Der, with the translated sequence MSDTDGDGTWSDESDWELSDEVAEVLEEAAAPPPVVAVVGRPNVGKSTLVNRILGRREAVVQDIPGVTRDRVSYDANWLGRRFMVQDTGGWEPDAKGLQQLVADQALVAMRTADAIILVVDAVVGATSADEAAARMLRKSGKPVFLAANKVDTQRGESDAAALWSLGIGEPHSISAMHGRGVADLLDTVMEKLPEVSEVGGSGGGGPRRVALVGKPNVGKSSLLNRLAGDERSVVHDVAGTTVDPVDSLIELGGKTWRFVDTAGLRRKVGQASGHEFYASVRTHGAIDAAEVAIMLIDASQPLTEQDLRVLSMVIEAGRALVIAFNKWDLVDEDRRYLLDKEIDRELVQVQWAPRINISAMTGRAVQKLVPALETSLASWDKRISTGQLNTFLKEIVAATPPPVRGGKQPKILFATQAATRPPTFVLFTSGFLEAGYRRFLERRLREQFGFDGSPVRINVRVREKRGAPKRR
- the scpB gene encoding SMC-Scp complex subunit ScpB — its product is MTDEISDSGERSDDAPGDAIPVGDELGIDVATVPDLEDGELGAVLEALLLVVDTPVTVDALASATEQPAYRVMAKLRLMAEEFAARDSGIDLREAAGGWRMYTRARYAPYVERLLLDGARSKLTRAALETLAVVAYRQPVTRARVSAVRGVNVDAVMRTLVARGLITEAGTDSDTGAATFATTELFLERLGLTSLADLPDIAPLLPDVDVIDDLSESLGDEPRFAKLNGGATGSDQPLAFDVDKD
- a CDS encoding pseudouridine synthase — protein: MAEEEGVRLQKVLSQAGIASRRVAERMITDGRVEVDGRVVTELGTRVDPAVAEIRVDGSRVVIDETLVYLAINKPRGMLSTMSDDRGRPCVGDLVEHRVRGNKKLFHVGRLDADTEGLLLLTNDGELAHRLMHPSYEIPKTYVATVIGTVPRGLGKKLRAGVELDDGPAHVDDFAVVDTVPGKTLVKVTLHEGRNRIVRRMLAAVDFPVQELVRTDIGSVALGDQRPGSIRALSRKEIGELYQAVGM
- a CDS encoding O-methyltransferase — translated: MSLKQRLPLLRWSFIRMGLGARHFARTGQWGDGREAAAADYVVDNARAGDLDDVIATIDKFAYEKSFLINVGDEKGALLDAAVIRANPRLALELGTYCGYGAMRIARAAPVARVFSVEYSPTNAEIARRIWTHAGVADRITCVVGTIGDGGQTLDTLATSGFDEGALDFVFLDHDKNAYLTDLQSLLDRQWLRRGAIVVADNVKLPGAPKYLAYMNEHQGKLWDTKHHKTHAEYQTLLPDLVLESEYLGD
- the cmk gene encoding (d)CMP kinase, which translates into the protein MSGSLVVAVDGPAGTGKSSVSRGLAQALGASYLDTGAMYRIVTLAVLRAGVDLENADAVAAVASDAVIGVGSDPGEDRAYLAGEDVSEEIRGDEVTRAVSAVSAVPAVRARLVDLQRELASAGGRVVVEGRDIGTVVLPKADAKIFLTASAEERARRRNAQNVASGLPDDYATVLADVQRRDHLDSTRAVSPLRAAEDALVVDTSEMDQTQVVAHLLDLVTQRAGVRR
- a CDS encoding sulfite exporter TauE/SafE family protein, giving the protein MSVTHMILIALAGVGAGAINAIVGSGTLITFPTLVALGIPPVTATMSNAVGLVAGGVSGTWGYRRELRGQWKRLRWQIPGSLIGAGLGAWLLLHLPEKVFVAVVPVLLILALVLVVIGPRIQAWARQRAEDSGQSADHVSPRRMAVLVFGTFAVGVYGGYFTAAQGILLIAVMGALLPESMQRMNAAKNLLSLLVNIVAALAYTFVAFDRISWLAAGLIAIGSLIGGFLGAHYGRRLSPNALRAVIVVVGLIGLYRLLTV
- a CDS encoding putative quinol monooxygenase, whose protein sequence is MTLKVIAQDFIELDAVQKVRPLLDELVRLTRQEPLCISYDLFVDREDAGHFIYIETWPDRDALDAHCASEHFRRLVPQIDAHRRQDGTAILMDQLA
- a CDS encoding sulfite exporter TauE/SafE family protein, whose translation is MRSLLIFTLVGLGAQLVDGALGMAFGVTASTLLVLSGVASAQASAAVHLAEVGTTLASGLSHWRFKNIDWSIVLKLGVPGAIGAFLGATVLSSLSTEDAAPLMATILLGIGVYVLLRFSLGSPPVFRGGRTSHTAKFLTPLGLFGGFIDASGGGGWGPVTTSTLLSQGKTAPRTVVGSVSASEFLVAVSASLGFLVGLRSDFLHNLPIVAGLAVGGVIAAPLAAWLVSKISPALLGTAVGGVIVVTNAQKLLKYFGIHGAASTVIYVTIIVAWAGLVLYAWRASRAPEYLPETLDAEESADEELADEPDTAAR
- a CDS encoding ParA family protein — encoded protein: MNDDGGHDGLFEHNGPELGLTGRPPRDIPEPEPRSTHGPAKVIAMCNQKGGVGKTTSTINLGASLAEYGRRVLLVDLDPQGALSAGLGVPHYELEHTVHNLLVEPRVSIDDVVIKTRVSGMDLVPSNIDLSAAEIQLVNEVGREQSLARALYPILDRYDYVLIDCQPSLGLLTVNGLACADGVIIPTECEYFSLRGLALLTDTVDKVHDRLNPKLSISGILVTRYDPRTVNAREVMARVVERFGDLVFDTVITRTVRFPETSVAGEPITTWAPKSGGAVAYRSLAREVIDRFGA
- a CDS encoding segregation/condensation protein A; its protein translation is MNDVLNTPATPTGDPAEPAAAVGDEPTTGDQQNRFQVRLTNFEGPFDLLLQLIFAHRLDVTEVALHQVTDDFIAYTKEIGARLELDETTTFLVIAATLLDLKAARLLPSGEVHDEEDLALLEVRDLLFARLLQYRAFKHVALMFAELEAAALRSYPRAVSLEDRYSDLLPEVMLGVDAGKFAEIAAAAFTPRPVPTVGIDHIHAPKVSVPEQAHRIIALLEQRGVGQWATFAELVAECTDGLQIVGRFLALLELFRARAVTFEQPEPLGVLQVSWTGDRPTSEHLATADAEE